In Erigeron canadensis isolate Cc75 chromosome 7, C_canadensis_v1, whole genome shotgun sequence, one DNA window encodes the following:
- the LOC122607329 gene encoding MA3 DOMAIN-CONTAINING TRANSLATION REGULATORY FACTOR 2 translates to MDLSEGYKTNDHTEEVYTDSESVDPSSVSSLRILTSPRSPKVRQSKDSPIRGSPTNGVSPRKNDRRAHTGIDAHPKKGGCGGKGTWVGLLDVDGNCFVDINDPNYSSTEENDATVKKVCSRFEMYKKKVIVIVEEYFATDDVISAANELKDLQMPSYSYYFVKKLISMAMDRHDKEKEMAAVLLSSLYADVIDPRQVYKGFRKLVESADDLIVDIPDTVDILALFLARAVVDDILPPAFLKKEMDALPGGAKGIDVIKRADKGYLSAPLHAEVIERRWGGSQNKTVENVKAKIDNLLVEYVVSGDKKEAIRCINDLKVPFFHHEIVKQAIIMAMERNKVEGKLLDLLKTASEECLINSSQISKGFTRIIDSIDDLSLDIPNAKELLQSLISKAASEGWLCASSLKQVSSSEKNLVEDSIMKVFKAKAQSIIQEYFLTGDVLEVNSCLESENLSSIPELKAVFVKRLIMLAMERKKREKEMASVLLSSLYFPADDVVNGFTMLIQCADDIALDIPVVVEDLAMFLARAVVDDVLAPLHLEEIGGPSVKLDSIGNQVLKMARSLLNARLSGERILRCWGGGGSYTNGWAIEDVKDQIGKLLEEFESGGGTREACRCITELGMPFFHHEVVKKSLVTIIEKKNDRVWRLLKECFNTGIITQIQMTKGFGRVAESLDDLSLDVPDANKQFGLLVERANAEGWLDTSFSFNKAAHPMENGYHTRNV, encoded by the exons ATGGATTTAAGTGAAGGGTACAAGACTAACGATCACACGGAAGAAGTTTATACGGATTCAGAAAGTGTGGATCCCTCATCGGTTTCTTCGTTAAGAATCTTGACGTCTCCAAGATCTCCGAAGGTTCGGCAAAGCAAAGATAGCCCAATAAGAGGGAGTCCTACAAATGGTGTTAGCCCAAGAAAGAACGATAGGCGTGCGCATACTGGAATCGATGCTCATCCTAAGAAAG GTGGTTGTGGAGGAAAAGGGACATGGGTAGGATTACTTGATGTGGATGGCAATTGTTTTGTTGATATTAATGACCCAAACTACAGTAGTACCGAG GAGAATGATGCAACAGTTAAAAAAGTTTGTTCGCGATTTGAGATGTACAAGAAGAAagttatagttattgttgaagaATACTTTGCCACTGATGATGTTATCTCAGCTGCGAATGAGTTAAAAGATCTTCAAATGCCGAGCTATAGTTACTATTTTGTGAAGAAACTTATCTCTATGGCAATGGATCGCCAtgacaaagaaaaagaaatggcTGCTGTTCTTTTGTCCTCTCTCTATGCTGATGTTATCGATCCCCGACAAGTATATAAAGGTTTTCGTAAGCTCGTTGAATCTGCAGATGATTTGATTGTAGATATTCCTGATACTGTTGATATTCTAGCATTGTTTTTAGCTCGAGCTGTTGTAGACGATATACTTCCTCCTGCTTTCTTGAAAAAAGAAATGGATGCTTTGCCAGGTGGTGCAAAGGGTATTGATGTTATTAAGCGCGCTGATAAGGGTTATTTGTCGGCCCCATTACATGCAGAAGTTATTGAACGACGGTGGGGTGGTAGCCAGAATAAAACTGTTGAGAATGTGAAGGCTAAAATTGACAATTTGTTAGTCGAGTATGTAGTTAGTGGTGATAAGAAGGAAGCCATTCGATGCATAAATGACTTAAAGGTCCCGTTTTTTCATCATGAGATCGTGAAACAGGCAATCATTATGGCAATGGAACGAAATAAGGTCGAGGGTAAACTTCTTGATTTATTGAAAACTGCTTCTGAGGAATGTTTGATAAATTCAAGTCAGATCTCAAAAGGGTTCACACGAATCATTGACTCTATTGATGATTTATCACTTGATATCCCAAATGCTAAAGAACTTTTACAATCTTTGATCTCAAAAGCAGCATCAGAGGGATGGTTATGTGCTTCATCCTTAAAACAAGTTTCATCTTCTGAAAAGAATTTAGTTGAAGATAGCATAATGAAAGTGTTTAAAGCAAAAGCTCAATCTATAATCCAAGAGTACTTTTTAACGGGTGATGTTTTGGAAGTAAATAGTTGTTTAGAATCAGAAAATCTTTCTTCTATACCTGAATTGAAAGCAGTTTTTGTGAAAAGGTTAATTATGTTGGCGATGGAGaggaaaaagagagaaaaagagatggCTTCAGTATTGTTGTCCTCATTATATTTCCCAGCCGATGATGTGGTTAACGGTTTCACGATGTTGATTCAATGTGCAGATGATATTGCTTTAGATATTCCGGTTGTTGTGGAAGATTTGGCTATGTTTTTAGCTCGAGCAGTTGTTGATGATGTTTTGGCCCCTTTACACTTGGAGGAAATTGGGGGTCCTTCCGTGAAACTCGATTCCATTGGAAACCAAGTCTTGAAAATGGCTCGTTCACTTCTTAATGCTCGGCTTTCGGGTGAACGTATTTTAAGGTGTTGGGGTGGTGGAGGAAGTTACACAAACGGATGGGCGATAGAAGATGTTAAAGATCAAATTGGTAAACTTTTGGAGGAATTCGAATCGGGTGGAGGCACACGAGAAGCGTGTCGATGCATAACTGAACTGGGAATGCCGTTTTTTCATCATGAGGTTGTTAAGAAATCATTGGTGACAATTATCGAGAAAAAAAATGATCGAGTTTGGAGGCTTCTCAAAGAGTGTTTTAACACAGGAATTATTACCCAAATACAAATGACTAAAGGGTTTGGAAGGGTGGCTGAATCACTTGATGATTTGAGTTTAGATGTACCCGATGCTAATAAGCAATTTGGATTGCTTGTCGAAAGGGCTAATGCCGAAGGATGGTTGGACACGTCTTTTAGTTTCAACAAAGCAGCTCATCCGATGGAGAATGGGTATCATACTCGAAATGTTTAG